The Streptomyces sp. NBC_01268 genome window below encodes:
- the sepX gene encoding divisome protein SepX/GlpR, producing the protein MSSSGLIYAVIVGAWAAYLVPMWLRRQDELNEARPTERFSTAIRLLSGRAGMERRYAKELKGRDRAAEGVAPEVDPDAATEQLSSVDVRGFCAPAARTEARLEIPDPAPAQAQPPAPAQAQAQPPASAPAPARRAPSAAAERARRGKALARRRRTTVLLFLAFTLGAVVAAVGGLAFLWAPAVPAVLLSAYILYLRGQERRRFIYVMDRRNAEAAAARLRESRRPAPTPEPTPAETPAPAQSVSPQEAGRRALVEQTDHAEWVDQQRDRGPARGDSWEPVPVPLPTYVTAPVAPRASGGVDITDPETWSAARSSTAADPAPPPAPAPRQRTAQPRARRDHGRTPLFDQYADDDRPRAANE; encoded by the coding sequence GTGAGCAGCAGCGGCCTCATCTACGCAGTCATCGTCGGGGCCTGGGCCGCCTACCTGGTGCCGATGTGGCTCCGCAGGCAGGACGAGCTGAACGAAGCCCGTCCGACGGAACGCTTCAGCACCGCCATCCGGCTGCTGTCCGGACGGGCGGGAATGGAGCGCCGGTACGCCAAGGAGCTCAAGGGCCGGGATCGCGCGGCTGAGGGAGTGGCGCCCGAGGTGGACCCGGACGCGGCGACGGAGCAACTGAGCTCGGTCGACGTCCGGGGCTTCTGTGCGCCCGCGGCCAGGACGGAAGCCCGTCTGGAGATCCCGGACCCGGCGCCCGCCCAGGCCCAGCCCCCGGCGCCCGCCCAGGCCCAGGCCCAGCCCCCGGCGTCCGCCCCCGCGCCCGCCCGGCGTGCGCCCAGCGCGGCGGCCGAGCGGGCCCGAAGAGGGAAGGCCCTGGCCCGCCGTCGGCGCACCACGGTCCTCCTCTTCCTGGCCTTCACCCTCGGCGCGGTCGTCGCGGCCGTCGGCGGCCTCGCCTTCCTGTGGGCGCCCGCGGTCCCGGCGGTCCTCCTGAGCGCGTACATCCTGTACCTGCGCGGCCAGGAGCGGCGGCGCTTCATCTACGTGATGGACCGCCGCAACGCCGAGGCGGCCGCCGCCCGCCTGCGCGAGAGCCGCCGCCCCGCCCCGACGCCCGAACCGACGCCCGCCGAGACCCCGGCGCCCGCCCAGTCCGTCTCCCCGCAGGAGGCGGGCCGGCGCGCCCTGGTGGAGCAGACGGACCACGCCGAGTGGGTGGACCAGCAGCGCGACCGCGGCCCCGCCCGCGGCGACAGCTGGGAGCCCGTCCCGGTCCCGCTCCCGACGTACGTCACCGCCCCGGTCGCCCCGCGCGCCTCGGGCGGCGTCGACATCACGGACCCGGAGACCTGGAGCGCGGCCCGCTCCTCCACGGCGGCGGATCCGGCCCCGCCCCCCGCCCCGGCTCCCCGGCAGCGCACCGCCCAGCCCCGCGCCCGCCGCGACCACGGCCGCACCCCGCTCTTCGACCAGTACGCGGACGACGACCGCCCCCGGGCCGCCAACGAATGA
- a CDS encoding GNAT family N-acetyltransferase gives MIPTWPVVLVDGDVLLRPIKMRDQRAWREVNRRNRDWLRPWEATVPPPGPGGPVAQRPTYRQMVRHLRAEANAGRMLPFVIEYQGHLVGQLTVAGITWGSMCSGHVGYWVDSEVAGRGVMPTAVALAVDHCFGAVGLHRMEVCIRPENGPSRRVVEKLGFREEGLRPRYLHIDGAWRDHLVFALTAEEVPEGLLRRWHQARRQHH, from the coding sequence ATGATCCCGACCTGGCCCGTGGTCCTGGTGGACGGCGACGTGCTGCTCCGCCCGATAAAGATGCGCGACCAGCGGGCCTGGCGCGAGGTGAACCGGCGCAACCGCGACTGGCTGCGCCCCTGGGAGGCGACCGTGCCGCCGCCCGGGCCCGGCGGGCCGGTCGCGCAGCGCCCCACGTACCGCCAGATGGTGCGCCATCTGCGGGCGGAGGCGAACGCGGGGCGGATGCTGCCGTTCGTGATCGAGTACCAGGGGCACCTGGTGGGGCAGTTGACGGTCGCCGGGATCACCTGGGGCTCGATGTGCTCGGGGCACGTCGGCTACTGGGTGGACAGCGAGGTGGCCGGACGGGGCGTCATGCCGACGGCGGTCGCGCTCGCCGTCGACCACTGCTTCGGCGCGGTGGGGCTGCACCGCATGGAGGTGTGCATCCGCCCGGAGAACGGCCCGTCGCGGCGGGTCGTGGAGAAACTGGGCTTCCGCGAGGAGGGGCTGCGCCCCCGCTACCTCCACATCGACGGCGCGTGGCGGGACCATCTGGTCTTCGCGCTGACGGCGGAGGAAGTGCCGGAGGGCCTGCTGCGCCGCTGGCACCAGGCGCGGCGCCAGCACCACTGA
- a CDS encoding MogA/MoaB family molybdenum cofactor biosynthesis protein codes for MTRAGRVAGAHDHEHAPQTPAPAAPGAGLGDALAAPYSALVVTASNRAAAGVYEDKGGPLIAEALRGLGFAVDGPQVVPDGAPVEAALRAGVAAGYDAIVTTGGTGISPTDETPEVTRRLLDREIPGIPEAIRAFGREKVPTAALSRGLAGVAGGTLIVNLPGSTGGVRDGLAVLAPLLVHAVDQIRGGDHPRPAPEAGPES; via the coding sequence GTGACGCGCGCCGGCCGGGTGGCGGGGGCGCACGACCACGAGCACGCGCCTCAGACGCCCGCCCCGGCGGCGCCCGGCGCCGGCCTCGGCGACGCCCTCGCCGCCCCGTACTCCGCCCTCGTCGTCACCGCCTCCAACCGGGCGGCCGCCGGGGTCTACGAGGACAAGGGCGGCCCGCTGATCGCCGAGGCGCTGCGCGGCCTGGGCTTCGCCGTGGACGGCCCGCAGGTCGTGCCGGACGGCGCGCCCGTCGAGGCCGCACTGCGCGCCGGGGTCGCCGCCGGTTACGACGCGATCGTCACCACCGGCGGTACGGGCATCTCGCCCACCGACGAGACCCCCGAGGTCACCCGCCGCCTCCTGGACCGGGAGATCCCCGGCATCCCGGAGGCGATCCGCGCGTTCGGCCGGGAGAAGGTGCCGACCGCGGCGCTCTCCCGCGGCCTCGCCGGGGTGGCCGGCGGGACGCTGATCGTGAACCTGCCGGGTTCGACCGGCGGGGTACGGGACGGGCTCGCCGTCCTGGCGCCGCTGCTCGTGCACGCCGTCGACCAGATCCGTGGCGGCGACCACCCGAGACCCGCGCCGGAAGCGGGCCCGGAGTCATGA
- the moaC gene encoding cyclic pyranopterin monophosphate synthase MoaC yields MSTQQGLTHIDEAGAARMVDVSAKDVTARTARASGRVLVSPRVIELLRGEGVPKGDALATARIAGIMGAKKTPDLIPLCHPLAVSGVTLDLSVADDAVEILATVKTTDRTGVEMEALTAVSVAALTVVDMVKAVDKGAVISDVRVEEKTGGKSGHWTRSEP; encoded by the coding sequence ATGAGCACGCAGCAAGGACTCACCCACATCGACGAGGCGGGGGCGGCCCGCATGGTCGACGTCTCCGCGAAGGACGTCACGGCCCGCACCGCCCGCGCCAGCGGCCGCGTCCTCGTCTCGCCGCGCGTGATCGAGCTGCTGCGCGGCGAGGGCGTGCCCAAGGGTGACGCGCTCGCCACCGCCCGGATCGCCGGGATCATGGGGGCGAAGAAGACCCCCGACCTGATCCCGCTCTGCCACCCGCTGGCCGTCTCGGGCGTCACCCTCGACCTGTCGGTCGCGGACGACGCGGTCGAGATCCTGGCGACCGTGAAGACCACGGACCGCACGGGCGTCGAGATGGAGGCCCTGACGGCGGTGTCGGTGGCGGCGCTGACCGTCGTCGACATGGTGAAGGCGGTCGACAAGGGCGCGGTCATCTCCGACGTACGGGTCGAGGAGAAGACGGGCGGCAAGTCGGGCCACTGGACGCGGAGCGAGCCGTGA